The Chloroflexus aggregans DSM 9485 genome segment GCAAGGGAGTGGCCGGCCCGGTGAACTGGTCGCCGAGGTCGAACTAATTGCAGTAGGTGGCGACACCGAGTACGCACAGGTATGTTCGGGTGATCTGGTTCGTTTGCCGCTACCGATTGGCCGGTACGCGCAGGTCAAAGTCAAACTAACTCCCGGTGTGCGGGTAGGCCGTGATGTTTCCGGTGAGCCGGTAGCGAGTGATCCGGCGGAAGTGCCCGGTAGCCTCCTCGGACTGATCATCGATGCCCGTGGCCGTCCGTTATCGCTTCCTGAAGATGGTGCTGAGCGGCGACGGTTGCTGTGGTCGTGGTTACGAGCGTTGGACGCGGAACGGAGCGATAGTCCTTACCCTGAACCGGAAATAGCCTTACCCGAACATCGAGGCGTTGGAGGATAAAGTAAGTTAGTGTGGCCTGTGCCTATCCGCCGTGTGCCTTTGGTCAAGACACGGATAGAACGGATAGCCACGGATGGTTCAGAATGGCGCGATAGATCCGTTGCAATCCGTGTACTCTTGGTCAGACCACGGATAGAACGGATAGAACGGATAGCCACGGATGGTTCAGAATGGCGCGATCCGTGACCATCCGTCAGATCCGTCGCAATCCGTGTGCTCTTACCTTTCACGCGTGAGATCGGCCATCACAGCGGCGAACGCCTCCCGGGTTGGACGTAGACGATCTTCTGGCAATGCTGCGATTGGTGTCGGGCCGATACTCAACGTCTCGGCCAATGTCGGGCGTTGTTCGTTTAGATAGATCAAACCGGTCACAAACTCGCCAGAAGCACGGGCCTGTTCCAGCAATTGTAGTGCCGCCATCCGATTGCTCGGATCGTGGTCGTGACTCAGTTTGCGCAATCGGATAACCGGGCCATCGTGGAGTTGGACATCGCGCACCTCGCCCGGTTCATAATCCACCGTCACCTCTTCGTAGTGCGGGATAAAGCTGATGTCGTGCAATGGCGACTCGTGCGTCTTCCCATAGGTATAACTCTTGGTCGAACGGTCGTGGTTGTTAAAGGTAACGCATGGACTAATGACATCGATCACGGCGGCACCGTGAAAATTGAAGGCAGCCTTGATCAATTCTCGTACCTGTTTGGCATCGCCGGCAAACGAACGGGCCACGAAACCACAGCCGGCCAAAATTGCTTCGGTACAGACATCAATCGGCGGTAAGTGATTAACACCGGCATGCTTCAGCTCTTGCCCCTCATCGGCGGTGGCCGAAAATTGACCTTTCGTGAGGCCATACACCCCGTTATTTTCCACGATATACACAATCGGCACGTTACGCCGTAACAGATGGATAAACTGTCCCAAGCCGATACTGGCCGTATCGCCATCACCACTTACGGCGAGCGGGCGTAACGTATGGTTGGCGAGATGTGCGCCGGTGGTTACCGATGGCATTCGGCCATGGAGTGAATTAAAACCGTGTGAACGACCCAAGAAGTAAGCAGCCGACTTACTCGAACAACCAATGCCGCTCATGCGAATGACGGTATGCGGTTGGAGCGAAAGTTCAAACGCTGCGGTAATAATCTGGCTGGCAACCGAGTCGTGTCCGCATCCGGCGCAGAGTGTCGATGGTGCGCCGCGGTAATCTGCCTTGGTCAGGCCAATTGCATTTATCGTTTGCTGGGTCATACGGGTATCCTTATGGTAATGTGGGTTCCATTGAAGCCGGTTCGTCGTTGCAGACCCTTGCCGGCAATCATCTCCGCACCGGCTGCAATTCTACATAATAGGTGTAGTTACATGCATCTGCTCGAGCACATGCAACACCTGATCACGCACGAATGGTGCGGTAAGCGGCAAGCCATCGCACCACGCTACCGAGCCGAGCCTTGTTGCGTATGCCGGGCAGTGGAGTTGCAGTAATTGACGTAACTGACCATCGTGATTCTGTTCGATCACAACACAATACCGGTGACGGGCGATAAAATCGGTAACTTCCGGGCCGAGCGGTAAGGCCCGCACGCGCATACTACTGGTCACAATACCGGTAGCCGCCAACAAATCGCGAGCCTCGGCGATGGCCGGCGCCGTTGACCCAAATCCGATCAAACCGATGGTAGCCTCTGGATGCGCATCGATCACCGGGCGGGGTACAAGACGGCGAGCTGTCTCGTGTTTCCGCCAGAGTCGTGCCATATTGCGCTGCCAATCTTCCGGTCGCTCGCTATAGACATTACGCTCATTGTGCCCTGTACCACGGCTGAGCGTTGCCGCCAGCGGGTGAGGATTACCGGGCAACGTGCGGTAGCCAATCCCATCACCGTCAACATCGGCGAAGCGTGCATACGTAGTAAGCTTCGCTAAATCTTCAGCACTGAGCACCTTCCCACGTTGCAGCGGTTGCTCAGGGTACGTAAAGGGTCGGCTCATCC includes the following:
- a CDS encoding 2-oxoacid:ferredoxin oxidoreductase subunit beta — protein: MTQQTINAIGLTKADYRGAPSTLCAGCGHDSVASQIITAAFELSLQPHTVIRMSGIGCSSKSAAYFLGRSHGFNSLHGRMPSVTTGAHLANHTLRPLAVSGDGDTASIGLGQFIHLLRRNVPIVYIVENNGVYGLTKGQFSATADEGQELKHAGVNHLPPIDVCTEAILAGCGFVARSFAGDAKQVRELIKAAFNFHGAAVIDVISPCVTFNNHDRSTKSYTYGKTHESPLHDISFIPHYEEVTVDYEPGEVRDVQLHDGPVIRLRKLSHDHDPSNRMAALQLLEQARASGEFVTGLIYLNEQRPTLAETLSIGPTPIAALPEDRLRPTREAFAAVMADLTRER